A genomic stretch from Bordetella sp. N includes:
- a CDS encoding amino acid ABC transporter permease, with product MFSSTTFDILHQRDVMLLFLQGLGVTLQLFACSAVGAFLLGAILASLHFVGRVPSLLVQVFVGYHRNVPAIVQFMVWYFGIPQLFPQSWTGWTDEHLTGFFFAVVALTLNAAAYISEDLRSGFRAVPNGQYEAARALGLSYVTTLRRVLMPQAVRASLPALINQAVSLFKATSLAMAIGVAEMMYIARQVDGATYATFASYLVPTVLYLACTLSLMACGEWLQNRLATR from the coding sequence ATGTTTTCCTCTACCACCTTTGACATCCTGCACCAGCGCGATGTCATGCTGCTATTCCTGCAAGGCCTGGGTGTGACCCTGCAGCTTTTCGCATGCTCCGCGGTCGGCGCGTTTCTGCTGGGTGCGATCCTGGCATCGCTGCACTTCGTCGGCAGAGTGCCGTCGCTACTCGTGCAAGTGTTCGTCGGCTACCACCGCAATGTTCCAGCGATCGTGCAATTCATGGTCTGGTATTTCGGTATCCCGCAGCTGTTCCCGCAGTCCTGGACAGGGTGGACCGACGAGCATCTGACCGGTTTCTTCTTCGCCGTCGTCGCGCTGACGTTGAACGCGGCCGCTTATATTTCGGAAGACCTGCGCAGTGGTTTTCGTGCGGTGCCGAACGGCCAATACGAAGCTGCCAGGGCACTGGGATTGAGCTATGTGACGACCCTGCGCCGGGTGCTGATGCCGCAGGCCGTGCGGGCGTCGCTGCCGGCCCTGATCAATCAGGCCGTCAGCCTGTTCAAGGCGACCAGCCTGGCAATGGCAATAGGCGTCGCGGAAATGATGTACATCGCCCGGCAAGTCGACGGCGCAACGTATGCGACCTTCGCGTCCTACCTTGTTCCCACTGTGCTGTATCTCGCCTGCACCCTCAGCCTGATGGCTTGCGGCGAGTGGCTGCAAAATCGCCTGGCTACGAGGTAA
- a CDS encoding transporter substrate-binding domain-containing protein: protein MKKIITAALLTFAICGAASADQLADIKAKKVLVCGVFGDLVPLGFEDPATRKPAGFDVDICAAIADSLGVQLQINTVSVAARIPAVSTGRVDIVAAALGYTADRAKQVDFSSAYYQTPIPLLVKKDGPYKNFSDLKGKKVSAIRASTPELFARQTLKDTEVMTFDDGPAAYLALQQNKVQAMAISQGAGIGFRNRSQGGVVFMDEVLHWEPECIGVKKGETALLDAVNKALDELETSGKLQVIWDKWFGPETEYKLKRERKVTPLAQIQSQ, encoded by the coding sequence ATGAAAAAAATCATCACCGCCGCTTTGTTGACCTTCGCAATCTGCGGCGCGGCGTCGGCCGACCAACTGGCGGACATCAAGGCGAAGAAGGTCCTGGTATGCGGGGTGTTCGGTGACCTGGTTCCGCTGGGTTTCGAAGATCCGGCGACGCGCAAACCTGCCGGCTTCGACGTGGATATCTGCGCCGCCATCGCCGACAGTCTGGGCGTGCAATTGCAGATCAATACGGTTTCCGTTGCCGCGCGCATTCCGGCCGTCAGCACGGGCCGTGTCGACATCGTGGCGGCGGCTTTGGGCTACACGGCCGATCGCGCCAAGCAGGTGGACTTTTCCTCTGCCTATTACCAGACGCCGATCCCACTCCTGGTGAAGAAGGATGGTCCCTACAAGAATTTTTCCGACCTCAAAGGCAAGAAGGTCAGCGCGATACGGGCGTCGACGCCGGAGTTGTTCGCGCGCCAGACGCTGAAGGACACTGAAGTGATGACCTTCGATGACGGTCCAGCCGCCTATCTTGCGTTGCAGCAGAACAAGGTGCAGGCCATGGCCATCTCGCAGGGAGCGGGCATCGGCTTCAGGAATCGTTCGCAAGGCGGCGTCGTCTTCATGGACGAGGTGCTGCACTGGGAACCGGAATGCATCGGTGTGAAGAAGGGCGAGACCGCCTTGCTGGATGCCGTCAATAAAGCCCTGGACGAACTGGAAACCTCGGGAAAACTTCAGGTGATCTGGGACAAGTGGTTTGGCCCGGAAACGGAATACAAACTCAAGCGCGAACGCAAAGTGACCCCGTTGGCACAGATCCAGTCCCAGTAA
- a CDS encoding pyridoxal phosphate-dependent aminotransferase yields the protein MQWIADRLDLIQPSPSITAMNRAKALIAEGQDVCNMAAGEPDFPTPPFIIEAAYKALLAGETRYTAVDGTLALKRAICEKFARENGLQVTPDQVSVGAGAKQVLYNAFTCSVNPGDEVIVPAPYWVSYPDIVKLNGGKPVFIPTDAATNFKMSPAQLRAAITPRTKWLVLNSPNNPSGAIYTEDELRGLGEELACHPHVRVLTDDIYEHVRFDDVPYATFAQVNPQLADRTLTVNGVSKTFAMTGWRIGYAAGPRDLIKAMEKLQSQTSGNPAAVSQAAAIAALQAPLDFFDAWRTEYQRRRDYIVRKLDGQYGLTCPTPAGAFYVYPSCAALIGKRTPAGKVIGNDSDFVMYLLDEFKVATVQGAAYGVSPAFRISFATSMEIIEKACQRILEACRVLT from the coding sequence ATGCAATGGATAGCAGATCGGCTGGACTTGATTCAGCCGTCGCCCAGTATCACGGCCATGAATCGTGCCAAGGCGCTTATCGCCGAGGGGCAGGATGTTTGCAATATGGCTGCCGGCGAGCCTGATTTCCCTACGCCGCCATTCATTATCGAAGCGGCTTACAAGGCTCTGCTGGCCGGCGAGACGCGCTACACCGCAGTCGATGGAACGCTGGCCTTGAAGCGTGCGATCTGCGAAAAGTTCGCCCGTGAAAACGGCCTGCAGGTTACCCCCGATCAAGTGTCGGTCGGCGCCGGCGCCAAGCAGGTGCTGTACAACGCATTCACCTGCTCGGTAAACCCCGGCGATGAAGTGATCGTGCCGGCGCCATACTGGGTTTCCTATCCCGACATCGTCAAGCTCAATGGCGGCAAGCCGGTATTCATACCGACCGATGCCGCGACCAATTTCAAGATGTCGCCAGCCCAGTTGCGCGCCGCCATTACCCCGCGCACCAAGTGGCTGGTCCTGAATTCGCCCAACAATCCCAGCGGCGCCATCTACACCGAAGACGAACTGCGCGGCCTGGGTGAAGAATTGGCCTGTCATCCGCACGTACGCGTATTGACGGACGACATCTACGAACACGTTCGCTTCGACGATGTGCCCTACGCGACCTTCGCTCAGGTCAATCCCCAACTGGCGGATCGCACGCTCACCGTCAACGGCGTGTCCAAGACCTTCGCGATGACGGGCTGGCGTATCGGCTACGCCGCCGGACCGCGCGACCTCATCAAGGCCATGGAGAAACTACAGTCGCAAACCAGCGGTAATCCCGCGGCTGTCAGCCAGGCCGCGGCGATCGCCGCCTTGCAGGCGCCGCTGGATTTCTTCGACGCCTGGCGCACGGAGTATCAACGCCGCCGCGACTACATCGTGCGAAAACTGGACGGCCAATACGGGCTGACGTGCCCGACACCGGCTGGCGCGTTTTACGTCTATCCGTCCTGCGCGGCCCTCATAGGCAAACGCACGCCTGCCGGCAAGGTAATCGGCAACGACAGCGACTTCGTCATGTACCTGCTGGACGAATTCAAGGTTGCCACCGTGCAAGGCGCCGCCTACGGCGTTTCACCTGCCTTCCGCATTTCCTTCGCCACATCGATGGAAATCATCGAAAAGGCCTGCCAACGCATTCTTGAAGCTTGCCGTGTCCTGACCTGA
- a CDS encoding 2-hydroxycarboxylate transporter family protein, whose protein sequence is MSWRIGIIPVPLFVMMVVVLTVLYALRKVPGDIVTAIMLLPVGGFACAELGKRTPFVRKFGGASIFATFIPSALVYYGVLPNEFTNAVTSWTKQSNFLYLCIATIIVGSILGMNRRVLIQGFLRVVVPLGIGSVCAAIVGTLVGTLLGIGAWKTFFFIVVPIMAGGVGEGAIPLSIGYAAVLGHEQGLLFAQVLPAVMLGSLSAILMSGLLDSVGKRYPSLTGNGKLVKLEAGAPISGESVVMTQASASGPIEVATVGVATMLAVCLYMVGYVVQQLYHFPAPVLMLLFAVLLKVGRLLPPDMENGAYRVYRFFATCVNYPLLFAVGVALTPWQELIGAFTVPNLITIAATVATLMASGFVTARWLNMYPVEAAVVNACHSGQGSTGDLAILTAANRLELMPFAQVATRIGGAITVTLALIALRWWS, encoded by the coding sequence ATGTCCTGGCGTATCGGCATCATTCCGGTTCCGCTGTTCGTGATGATGGTGGTGGTGCTGACGGTGCTGTATGCCTTGCGCAAGGTGCCGGGGGATATCGTGACGGCCATCATGTTGTTGCCCGTTGGCGGCTTCGCGTGCGCGGAGCTCGGCAAGCGCACGCCTTTCGTGCGCAAGTTCGGCGGGGCATCGATCTTCGCCACCTTCATTCCTTCAGCGCTGGTGTACTACGGCGTGCTGCCGAATGAATTCACCAACGCTGTCACCAGCTGGACGAAGCAGAGCAATTTTCTCTATCTGTGTATCGCCACCATCATCGTCGGCAGCATTCTGGGGATGAACCGGCGCGTGTTGATACAGGGCTTTCTGCGCGTGGTGGTGCCGCTGGGTATCGGATCGGTGTGCGCGGCCATCGTCGGGACGTTGGTGGGAACGCTGCTGGGCATAGGCGCGTGGAAGACTTTCTTCTTCATCGTGGTTCCCATCATGGCGGGTGGCGTGGGCGAGGGGGCGATTCCGCTGTCGATCGGCTATGCCGCGGTACTGGGCCATGAGCAGGGACTGTTGTTCGCACAGGTGTTGCCGGCGGTGATGTTGGGCAGCCTGAGCGCCATCTTGATGTCGGGCTTGCTGGACTCGGTGGGCAAGCGTTATCCGTCGCTGACCGGAAACGGCAAGCTGGTGAAGCTGGAGGCTGGTGCGCCCATCTCAGGTGAGTCCGTCGTCATGACACAAGCCAGCGCATCGGGCCCAATCGAGGTGGCGACGGTAGGCGTAGCGACGATGCTGGCCGTATGCCTGTACATGGTCGGATATGTCGTCCAGCAGCTATACCACTTTCCCGCGCCGGTGCTGATGCTGCTGTTCGCCGTGCTTCTGAAAGTGGGCAGGTTGTTGCCGCCGGACATGGAGAATGGCGCGTATCGGGTCTATCGATTTTTCGCGACCTGCGTGAACTATCCGCTGTTGTTCGCGGTGGGTGTCGCGCTGACCCCGTGGCAGGAGCTTATCGGCGCCTTCACCGTGCCCAACCTGATCACCATCGCGGCCACCGTCGCCACGTTGATGGCCAGCGGTTTCGTGACGGCGCGATGGCTGAACATGTATCCCGTGGAAGCAGCGGTGGTCAACGCCTGCCATAGCGGCCAGGGCAGCACGGGCGATCTGGCGATATTGACGGCGGCCAACCGCCTGGAACTGATGCCCTTCGCGCAGGTGGCGACGCGCATCGGCGGAGCAATCACCGTCACCCTGGCCTTGATCGCGCTGCGCTGGTGGTCGTAG
- a CDS encoding MarR family winged helix-turn-helix transcriptional regulator, with the protein MIRIAVVLNRPQNDEAMVRAAGITLDRALFPLLVRIERKGPIGVGELADGVGRDYTTVSRQVSKLESLGLTQSEPGAIDRRVRHVTVTAKGKAMTDAIDAARERMGRAIFQDWEEDDVKSLIQLMGRFADGLEGVNQDETE; encoded by the coding sequence ATGATCCGCATCGCTGTCGTGCTGAACCGTCCTCAGAACGACGAGGCGATGGTGCGCGCGGCGGGCATCACGCTGGATCGCGCGCTCTTTCCGCTGTTGGTGCGGATCGAGCGTAAAGGCCCCATCGGCGTGGGCGAACTCGCCGACGGCGTCGGCCGCGACTACACCACCGTCAGTCGTCAGGTAAGCAAGCTGGAAAGTCTGGGCTTGACGCAGAGCGAGCCGGGTGCCATCGACCGCCGCGTGCGGCACGTGACGGTGACCGCCAAGGGCAAAGCCATGACCGACGCGATCGATGCCGCGCGCGAGCGCATGGGCCGGGCGATCTTCCAGGATTGGGAAGAGGACGATGTGAAGTCGCTCATCCAGCTCATGGGCAGATTCGCGGACGGTCTTGAAGGCGTCAACCAGGACGAGACCGAGTAG
- a CDS encoding FAD-dependent oxidoreductase has product MTSTTSPDVLICGAGAAGLTLAIDLARRGIRARIIEKQPSPFQGSRGKGIQPRTLEVFEDLGVLDRLVATGGSYPPQRVHAADGSSVDSPMMATAPGTPAEPFQQPLMLPQFLTERILRERLAELGAHVDFGCELVAFEQDDAGVTVQLRGPQGDEVLCTRYLVGADGGRSFVRKCLGIDFPGKTLGVRAVVADVVLTGLDRDAWHRFQDGDPKRQLAICPLAGTDLFQVQAPIPPDIDVDLSAAGLAALVRARTGRDDIQVHTVHWASAYEMNARLADRYRVGRALLVGDAGHIHPPTGGQGLNTSVQDAYNLGWKLAAIAGGAADELLDTYEAERRPVAAQMLGLSTRLLDEAKAGQMRRGREVQQLDIGYPASALALEHPARSAGVHAGDRAPDARLIGAAGQPRRLFDLFRGPHWTLLGFGSHSADIAPRAGLRIHRIGETDELRDDAGHFRAAYAPRDGEWTLVRPDGYIGAIIAAQDVSELEDYLVRLGLGHVGTTAS; this is encoded by the coding sequence ATGACCTCGACCACTTCCCCTGATGTCCTGATCTGCGGCGCCGGCGCGGCGGGTCTCACGCTCGCGATCGACCTTGCAAGACGCGGTATTCGCGCCCGCATCATCGAAAAGCAGCCTAGCCCCTTCCAGGGTTCGCGCGGCAAGGGTATCCAGCCGCGCACCTTGGAGGTGTTCGAGGACCTGGGCGTGCTCGATCGCCTGGTGGCGACCGGCGGCTCCTACCCGCCGCAGCGCGTCCACGCAGCAGACGGCAGTTCCGTCGACTCGCCCATGATGGCAACCGCGCCCGGCACACCCGCGGAGCCCTTCCAGCAACCGCTGATGCTGCCGCAGTTCCTCACCGAACGCATCCTGCGCGAACGGCTCGCCGAACTGGGTGCCCACGTGGACTTCGGCTGCGAGCTGGTCGCTTTCGAGCAGGACGACGCGGGTGTCACGGTGCAACTGCGCGGCCCGCAGGGTGATGAGGTGCTGTGCACGCGCTACCTGGTGGGCGCGGACGGCGGCCGCAGTTTCGTGCGCAAGTGCCTCGGCATCGACTTCCCCGGCAAGACGCTGGGTGTACGGGCGGTGGTGGCCGACGTGGTGCTGACCGGCCTGGACCGCGACGCATGGCACCGCTTCCAGGACGGTGACCCAAAGCGCCAGTTGGCGATCTGCCCACTGGCGGGCACCGACTTGTTCCAGGTACAGGCGCCCATTCCCCCTGATATCGACGTTGACCTCTCCGCGGCCGGGCTGGCCGCGCTGGTCCGCGCGCGTACGGGCCGCGATGACATCCAGGTGCACACCGTCCATTGGGCCTCGGCCTACGAGATGAACGCGCGCCTGGCCGACCGCTACCGTGTGGGCCGCGCCCTGCTCGTCGGCGACGCGGGGCATATCCACCCGCCCACCGGTGGTCAGGGGCTGAATACCAGCGTGCAGGATGCGTACAACCTCGGTTGGAAACTCGCCGCGATAGCCGGCGGCGCAGCGGACGAACTGCTGGACACCTACGAGGCGGAACGGCGCCCCGTCGCAGCGCAGATGCTGGGACTGTCCACGCGCCTGCTGGACGAGGCCAAAGCCGGACAGATGCGGCGCGGACGCGAGGTGCAGCAACTCGATATCGGCTATCCCGCAAGCGCGTTGGCGCTGGAGCACCCGGCGCGTTCGGCCGGTGTACACGCCGGCGATCGCGCGCCGGACGCGCGCTTGATCGGCGCCGCCGGGCAGCCGCGGCGTTTGTTCGACCTGTTCCGTGGGCCGCATTGGACCTTGCTGGGTTTCGGGAGCCACAGCGCGGACATAGCGCCGCGCGCGGGTCTGCGCATACACCGGATCGGTGAGACCGACGAATTGCGCGATGACGCCGGACATTTCCGCGCGGCCTACGCGCCCAGAGACGGTGAATGGACGCTGGTGCGGCCAGACGGCTACATCGGCGCGATCATCGCCGCGCAGGACGTGAGCGAACTCGAAGACTATCTCGTCCGCTTGGGACTAGGACACGTGGGCACGACGGCCTCATAG
- a CDS encoding IclR family transcriptional regulator, with amino-acid sequence MSDVMNEDASGDGAEKKDALYVAAVERAMRVLEAFASKPGDLGLTELADMTGLGKSAAQRFVYTWEKLGYLVREPASRRLRLTSKAVELGHSYLKGDPLIAQVAPHLATLRDQFGLAVNLSVRRGDDMVYLLRLPSHELTLAEMLPGRRLPAWSNASGRMLLTTSSDDELRAIFKRQPPLAFTPRTTTDLETLLAQIARARTNGYVITEHQVHMHQIAVAILATVSSGAQVAIGVATSMGDYSTKRVEAELVPALFKTAAALHAA; translated from the coding sequence GTGAGCGATGTCATGAACGAAGACGCGAGCGGCGACGGCGCGGAGAAGAAAGACGCGCTATATGTGGCCGCCGTCGAACGCGCCATGCGCGTGTTGGAAGCCTTCGCCAGCAAGCCTGGCGACCTTGGCCTGACCGAACTGGCTGACATGACCGGCCTGGGCAAGAGCGCCGCCCAGCGCTTCGTCTATACCTGGGAAAAGTTGGGCTACCTTGTGCGCGAGCCGGCATCACGGCGCCTGCGCCTGACGTCCAAGGCGGTCGAACTCGGTCATTCGTATTTGAAGGGCGATCCATTGATCGCACAGGTCGCGCCGCATCTTGCGACGCTGCGCGACCAGTTCGGCCTGGCCGTCAACCTGAGTGTGCGGCGGGGTGACGACATGGTCTACCTGCTGCGTCTGCCCAGTCATGAGCTGACCCTGGCGGAAATGCTTCCGGGCCGGCGTCTGCCGGCTTGGTCCAACGCGAGTGGCCGCATGTTGTTGACCACTTCATCGGACGATGAGCTGCGTGCGATTTTCAAGCGTCAGCCACCGCTGGCTTTCACGCCGCGCACCACGACTGATCTGGAAACGCTGCTGGCGCAAATTGCGCGGGCGCGTACCAACGGCTATGTGATCACGGAGCACCAGGTTCATATGCACCAGATCGCGGTCGCCATTCTGGCTACCGTGTCCTCGGGCGCGCAAGTGGCGATCGGCGTCGCCACGTCGATGGGTGACTACTCGACGAAGCGGGTGGAGGCGGAGCTGGTTCCCGCGTTGTTCAAGACGGCTGCAGCCTTGCACGCTGCGTGA